GTTGGCACCGCACGGTTCTTTTCCACAACAGCCGTGCGAAACAACACATGGCTGGCGCATTCGCCGTTCCGCTTGAACATCCCTTGCTCGATATAGACGAACCGGTCGTCCCAGGTGGCGATCCGCGTGCGCGTTTCGAATTTTTCAAACGGCAGCAAACGTCGCCGATATCTAATCGACGTCCCTGCCACTGTCAGCCCCCATTTGCGTTCTTTCAGCAGCGCCCAAAGCCCCATGCGCACCGCCGCCTGAAAGCGCCCGAGTTCGTATAGCGTCAGGATACGCCCGTTATTCATTTCCATGAAGATGTCGCAGTCCTGCGGCCAGCAGCGGTGCTGCGACACATGCGGGTCAAGCGGTGACATCGCGGGCATACGGCGCGCTTTGAGCAGGGAATGGGCAAGGCGAACAAAAGGATACATGCGTCTTCAATTAGGTAGCTTTACGTTAACGTCAATCCGTGACGCAGCGGAAAGGCATTGCCCTTTGGCGCACCTGTGCTTACCTCTCCACCAAATCGCAACAAAGGACCGTCAAATGCAATCTCTCTTTCAGATCCTCATGCTGTTGATCGGTGTCGTCCGGTTCTTTATCATCGCGCACTTCATCATGAGTTGGCTGATCAGCTTTCAGGTTCTCAATGTCCGTCAGCCCTTTGTGTCGCAGGTCTGGTATGGCCTGAGCCGCCTGCTTGATCCGATCTATGCGCCGATCCGCCGGATTTTGCCGCCAATGGGCGGGCTTGACCTTGCGCCGCTGGTCGCGCTGATCGGGCTAGAGATCATTCGCATCCTGCTGATTAACAACTCCGGCATCTTCCTCTGACTCTTGCCCCCGATTCCGGCATGTGAGACTGTGCTGTTAACGAGCAGTTAACAACAATCTGACAGGTCATTCGGGCATGAGTGCCGCCACGCTTCTTCGTGATGTTTTCGGATTCGACGGGTTTCGGCCCGGCCAACAAGAGATCGTGGAAGCCGTCACCGATGGGCGCAATACCCTTGCGATCATGCCCACGGGTGGCGGGAAATCTCTGTGTTTCCAATTGCCTGCCCTGGTGCGCGATGGCGTCACGGTTGTGATTTCCCCGCTGATTGCCCTGATGCGTGATCAGGTGCGCGGCCTGCGCGAAGCGGGTGTCGAGGCCGGCGCGCTGACCTCTGGCAATACCGAAGAAGAAACCGATGCGGTTTGGCGCGCGCTGGAACAGGGCAGTCTGAAACTGCTCTATATGGCGCCCGAGCGGCTTGCATCCGGCGGCACCCAGCGGATGTTGCGTCAGGCGGGCGTGTCACTGATTGCCGTGGACGAGGCTCATTGCGTCAGCCAATGGGGCCATGATTTCCGCCCGGATTATCTGCGGATCGGCGAATTGCGCCGCGCGTTGGACGTCCCGCTGGCGGCCTTTACCGCGACGGCTGACGCCGAAACCCGCGCCGAGATTGTGGAAAAACTGTTCGATGGCGCGCCGCCTGACACGTTCTTGCAAGGTTTCGATCGCCCCAACATCCACCTTGCCTTCGCCGCCAAAGACGGGCCGCGCGCGCAAATCCTGAACTTTGCCAATGCACGCAAGGGACAATCCGGCATCGTCTATTGCGGCACACGTGCCAAGACCGAAACGCTCGCACGGGCGCTGGGCGAAGCGGGCCATTCCGCCTGTCACTATCACGGCGGGATGGAGGCCGAAGACCGCCGTATCGTCGAACGCCGCTTTCAGCAAGAAGACGGGCTGATCGTTTGTGCCACGGTCGCCTTTGGCATGGGGATCGACAAGCCCGACATCCGCTGGGTCGCCCACGCCGACCTGCCCAAGTCAATCGAGGCCTATTATCAAGAAATCGGTCGCGCGGGCCGTGATGGTGCCCCTGCCGAAACCCTGACGCTGTTCGGCCCTGATGATATCCGTTACCGCCGCCAGCAAATCGACGAAGGGCTGGCACCCCCAGAACGGCGCGCAGCAGATCATGGCCGCCTGAATGCGCTGACCGGATTGGCCGAAGCGCTGGCCTGTCGCCGCCAATCCCTGCTGTCCTATTTTGGCGAGGATCCGCAGCCCTGTGGCAATTGTGACCTATGCGACAAACCCGCCGAGGTGTTTGACGGAACGACAGCGGTGCGCATGGCGTTGTCGGCCGCGCTGCGCACCGATGAACGGTTCGGCGCGGGCCATCTGATCGACATTCTGCTGGGCAATATGACCGAAAAGGTCGCCCAACGCAGCCACGATCAACTGCCCACGTTCGGCGTGGGCAAGGAATATTCGCGCGTCCAGTGGCAGGCGATCTTCCGGCAGATGATGGGCCACGACCTGATGCGCCCCGACGGTGAACGCCACGGTGCGTTGCGCATGACGCAAAAGGCCCGCCCGATCCTGCGTGACGAAGCGGCGATCCAACTGCGCCGCGACACGATCAAGGCGGCGAAATCCGGCCCCAAGGTGCGCCAGATGGTGAGCGAGGAAGACGCGCTGCTGCTCTCGGCTCTCAAGGCCAAGCGCCGCGCTTATGCCGAACAGCAGGGCGTGCCCGCCTATATCATCTTTAACGATCGGACGCTGATCGAAATGGCCGAAACCCGTCCAAAAAACCTGGACGATATGGCTGGCATTGGTGGTGTCGGTGCCAAAAAGCTGGAAAGCTATGGCAAAGGGTTCCTAGAGGTGATCAACGGCGAGGCGGAAACCTTGCACCCTACGCGGCGCAAGCTGGCCGGACGGGCCGAAGGCGATATTTACGATCGGCTTTTGCAGGCGCAGGCCGACCTTGCGCGCGGCCCGCATGGGGCGGACAAACCGATGTCGTGTTCCGCCTCGCAACTGGCCAAGGTCGCGCAAAAGAAACCCTCCGATATTGACGCGCTGACCCGTCTTGTCGGCGACCGTCACGCCGAAAGGTTTGGCGATGCCTTTCTCGAAGTTCTGTCCGAGGGTTGAGGTTGGCGACCCGCCTGCTATCTAAACCGTGAACGCCAAAGGATCGCCCATGCTGACCGTCATTTCCCCCGCCAAATCGCTTGATATGGAGCCCGTCACCGTTGCGGCCACACAGCCGGAATTTCAGGCCGACGCGGTGCGCCTCGCGAAAACCTCGCGCGGGCTCACGCTGAAGGGATTGCGCGATCTGATGGGCATTTCCGACGATCTGGCGCGGCTGAACCGTGACCGCTTTCGCGATTTTTCGCAGACGCCTGATGCTGATGCGACCAAGCCCGCAGCACTGGCGTTTAACGGTGACACATATCAGGGACTCGAGGCGAAGACGCTATCCGATGAAGACCTGCGCTATGCTCAGGACCACCTGCGCATTCTGTCGGGGCTTTACGGGTTGCTGCGCCCCTTGGACGCGATACAGCCCTACCGGCTTGAAATGGGTAGCCGGCTGAAAACGCGGCGCGGCAAATCGCTTTATGATTACTGGGGCGATACGATCGCCAAGGCGCTGAACAAACAGGCCGCGGCAACGGGCACCGACATATTAGTCAACTGCGCCTCGCAGGAATATTTCGGTGCTGCTGACACACCGGCGCTCAAGTTGCGTGTCATCACGCCGGTCTTCATGGAAGTGAAGGACGACAAACCCCGCATCGTCAGCTTTTTCGCCAAACGGGCGCGTGGCGCGATGGCGCGCTATGTGATCGAAAACCGGGTGACATCGGTCGACGATCTGCGCGGGTTTGACAGCGGCGGCTACGGGTTTGACGCCGATCTGTCGGACGGCGAAAGAATGGTTTTCCTACGCGATTATCCAACAGGGTAGCGCACGCCGTGTTCGAATTGCGTTAGAACCGCTCGATCGCTAGCGCGATGCCCTGTCCGCCACCGATGCACATGGTGATCAACGCCCGCTTTCCCTTGATACGCTCAAGTTCATACATCGCCTTGACGGTGATGATCGCACCGGTGGCACCTACCGGATGGCCAAGCGCAATCGCGCCGCCATTTGGGTTCACGCGCTGCGGGTCCAGCCCCAGTTCCCGGGTGACCGCGAGGGCCTGCGCGGCAAACGCTTCGTTGGATTCGATCACGTCGAAATCGTCGGGTCCGAGCCCCGTTTTGGCAAAGAGATCGCGCACCGCAGGGACTGGCCCAATGCCCATTACCTCGGGGCGCACTCCGGCGTGGCCATAGCCCAGCACGCGAAAAGCAGGCTCTAACCCGGCCCGACTCGCGGAATCGAGCCGTGCCAATACAATCGCGCCCGCCCCGTCGTTGATCCCCGAGGCGTTCCCCGCCGTAACGGTTCCGTCTTTCTGAAATGCGGGGCGCAGGCCCGCCAACGCTTCGAGTGTCGTCGCCTTGGGGTGTTCATCACGCGCAAAGGCAACTTCCTCGCGGCGTTTCTTGACCATGACGGGCGCGATCTGGCTATCAAAGTGACCCGCAGCAATGGCGCGCGCCGCCCTGTCCTGGCTCTCCAGCGCAAACGCATCCTGGGCGGCGCGGCTGATGCTATGTTCGGTGGCGACGTTTTCTGCCGTAACCCCCATGTGGCCGGTCCCAAACGGGCAATTTAACGCGCCAAGCATCATGTCGCGCATGGTGATATCGCCCATCTTGGCGCCCCAGCGTTGGTCGGAATTGATGAATGGCGATCGGCTCATGCATTCGGCCCCGCCCGCAAGCCCAAATTCGGCGTCACCCAACATCAGGGACTGCACGACCGACACAATCGCCTGCACACCAGAGCCGCAAAGCCGGTTTACATTCATCGCGGGAACACTGTCGGGGACGTCCGCATTCATTGCTGCGACACGCGACAGATACATATCCCGCGGTTCGGTGTTGATAACGTGTCCAAAGGCGACATGACCGACCTTGTTACCGCTGATACCTGCCCGATCCAGCGCCGCTTTGGCGGCAATTGCCCCCAGTTCGATGGGCGGCGTTCCGGCCAATGCACCGCCAAACGCGCCAATTGCCGTGCGGGCGCCCCCCATGATCACGATTTCAGACATGCTAACCCCTTCCGGTTTCCTGCTTGACCTCATCCTAAAAAACGCGCGGTGTGATGCCTAGCAGAACGTGCCGTAACTTGGACGGGAAAGAATGCCATGACTACCTTTCTGGACAGTATCGCGACCCGCTTGGACGACATTCGCAATGACGGGCTGTGGAAAACCGAACGCCCCATTACGACAGCCCAAGGCACGCATATCACGGTGAACGGGCGTGAATTGATCAACCTGTGCGCCAATAACTATCTTGGGCTGGCCAATCATCCCACCCTTGTGGCTGCCGCAAAGGACGCGATGGATACGCATGGGTTCGGCATGGCGTCAGTGCGGTTTATCTGCGGAACGCAAGACCTGCATCGCCAGCTTGAACAGCGTCTTGCCGGGTTTCTGGGGCACGACGACAGTATCCTGTTCGCGGCCTGTTTTGACGCGAATGGCGCAGTGTTCGAGACACTTTTGACGGATCAGGACGCGGTGATTTCAGATGCGCTGAACCATGCGTCGATCATTGATGGCATCCGGTTAAGCAAGGCCAGGCGGTACCGGTATGCCACCTCGGATATGGACGATCTTGAGGCACAGCTGCGCAAGGCCCGTGCCGATGGGGCGCAGCAGATCATGATCGCAACGGACGGCGTGTTTTCGATGGATGGCACGCTTGCGAAACTGCCCGAAATTCGCGCGCTCGCCGATACATACGATGCTGTTCTGATGGTCGATGATTGCCATGCGACCGGGTTCATGGGGCCCAAAGGGGCGGGAACGCCAGCGCATTTCGGCGTTACGGCGGATGTTGTGACAGGCACTTTGGGCAAGGCGCTGGGTGGCGCGATTGGCGGCTATATTGCCGGACCGCAGCAGGTTGTTGACCTGTTGCGCCAGCGTGCGCGGCCTTACCTGTTTTCCAACGCCTTGCCACCAGCGGTCGTCGCGGCCGGGATCGCGGTGCTTGATCTGGTTGAAAACGGTGATGATCTGCGCAGTCAACTGACTGAAAATGCCAAATATTGGCGGGCTGGACTGACTCGCGCAGGATTTGATCTGTTGCCCGGCGAGCATCCGATTATTCCGGTGATGACCTATGATGCCCATAAGGCGCAGACCCTCGCCGCGCAGCTATTTGACCGTGGCGTCTATGTGTCGGGTTTTTTCTTTCCCGTCGTTCCAAAAGGGCAGGCGCGCATCCGCACCCAAATGAATGCGGCCCTGTCGCGCGCAGACCTTGAACAGGCGCTTGCGGCATTCACGCAGGCGGGCAAAGCCACAGGAGTGCTATCATGAGCAACCAGATGAAAGCGCTGGTCAAAGCCAAGCCAGAAACTGGCCTTTGGATGGAGCGCGCACCCGTGCCAGAGATCGGCCCCGAAGACGTGCTGATCCGCATCAAGAAAACCGGCATCTGCGGCACCGATATACACATCTGGAACTGGGACGACTGGGCGGCGCATACGGTTCCCGTGCCAATGATCACCGGGCACGAATTTGCCGGCGAAATTGTCGAAGTCGGACGCGATGTAAAAGATCTGGAGATTGGCCAGCGCTGTTCCGGTGAAGGGCATTTAATTGGCAAGACCAGCCGCCAAAGCCGCGCAGGCAAGTTTCATCTTGATCCGGGGACGCGCGGGATTGGCGTGAACGAACAGGGGGCATTTGCGCAGTTTTTGCGTCTGCCAGCGTTCAACGTCGTGCCGCTCCCCGATGCGATTGATGACGAGATCGGTGCGATCCTCGATCCTTTGGGTAATGCCGTGCACACCGCCCTGTCGTTCGATCTGATTGGCGAGGATGTTTTAATCACAGGTGCTGGTCCGATCGGGATCATGGCGGGCGCCGTTGCCCGCCATGTCGGTGCACGCCATGTGGTGATCACGGATGTCAACCAGGACCGGCTTGATCTGGCTGCGCAGGTTGCCGATGTGGTGCCCGTGAACGTTGGGACGGATGATTTGGCTGAAACAGTGTCTAATCTAAAGATGAAACAGGGCTTTGATGTGGGATTGGAGATGTCGGGCAATCAGCGCGCCCTTGACCAAATGGTCGAAAGCCTTGTGATGGGTGGCCGGATTGCCTTGCTTGGTATTCCACCCGGCAAAAGCCCGGTCGATTGGTCGCGCATCGTCTTCAAGGCGATCACGATCAAGGGTGTTTATGGCCGCGAAATATTCGAGACCTGGTATAAAATGATTGCCATGCTTGAAAACGGATTGGACGTGCGTCGCGTCATCACCCACCGTTTTCCGGTCGATGAATTTGCAAGTGGATTTGCCGCGATGCTGTCGGGGAGTAGCGGCAAAGTCGTGCTGGACTGGACATAAGTGGCGGCGCGCCGGAAATCGGCGCGCCATCCGCGTTATCGCAACTGACGGTTCCCGACGGTGGTATCACGCAAGGCGTCTTCGCCGGTGATCAATGTCCACAAATGCAGCATCCCCAAAGCTTCGCTTGCGCGGCTGTTTTCTTCGGGATGTGTTTCTTCAAGTTTCAGATATTTCACGCCGTCGATCATCTTGGTTTTCATTCTCTCACCCTTTGGCACTTTAGCGCCCCCACGGATGAATTTGCCGCCAAGTTCCTATCAAAAGGTAAATCGCACCCCAGCAAGAAATCGGGATTCATATCAAATGCTTTGGGCTTGACGGCGGCGCTCTGATCGCAAGACTGACCGAGTTGGGGGACTTCATGCGACAGATAGAAAACGCCTTGCGCTTTGTGCGGGTTTTGGCGGTGACATTCGCCATCGCGACCGTCGCGCCGGGCGCTATTGTCGCAGTGATCGGGGTCTTTTCCTAGCGCTTTCGCTTGCCCATCCTGTGTCTCTCTGGGATGAAGGGGGCATGTTATTGACAGCGCGCGATGTTGCGAAAACTTTTACCTCTGCGGATGGGCCTGTGGCGGTCCTGCGCGGGATTGACCTTGACCTTGGCGCGCGGGAATCACTGGCATTGACGGGCGAAAGCGGCAGCGGGAAAAGCACGCTATTGCACATGATCGGCGGGCTTGATGCGCCGGACAGCGGGTCAATCCTGATCAACGGCGCAGATATCGCGGGCATGGATGACCGCGCCCGCGCCAGGATGCGGCGCGAAACGGTCGGCGTCATCTTTCAACAGTTCAACCTGATTCCGTCGTTGAACGTTGCCGACAATATCAGCTTTCAGGCGCGCCTTGGCGGCCGGCATGATGCGTCATGGGAAAGCGCGTTGATCACGCGGATGGGGCTGGCCGAACAGGTCCGTAAATATCCCGAACAGCTCTCGGGCGGGCAGCAGCAGCGGGTCGCGATTGCCCGCACGCTTGCGGCGCGCCCGGCGCTCGTGTTGGCTGATGAACCAACTGGAAACCTTGACGAAGATACAGCGCAGACCGTGCTTGATCTGATGCTTGAACTGGTGGCCGAGGCAGGGGCAGGCTTGTTGATGGTTACCCACTCGATACGGCTTGCCGAACGGATGGACCGTCAGGTGCATTTGCGCGCAGGTCACATCGCATGATCCGCGTGGGCTTGCAGGCGTTGGCGTCGCATTGGTGGCGCAACCCGTTGCAATTGTTTACTTTACTGGCTGGTTTGGCGCTGGCGACGGCGCTTTGGTCAGGGGTGCAGGCCGTCAACGCCGAGGCGCGCCAAAGCTATGATGCCGCCGCCGCAACATTGGGCGAAGGGCAGTTCGCGCAACTATTGCCCGCGGCTGACGCGGCGATCAGTCAGGACACCTATATCGCGTTGCGCCGCGCCGGTTGGCTGGTCAGCCCCGTTGTCGAAGGGCGCATCAATGGCGTGCGGGTTGTCGGAATCGATCCGCTAACATCACCCGGAACGATCGGCCCGGTGTCCCTGGCCCCCGGCACAGATATCGCGGGCTTTCTGACTGGGCGCGGGCAGGTTTATGGCACACAAGAGACCGTGGATGCCCTGCGCGGCCAGATCGCGGCCGATCTGATCACAGCGCCGGATATCGCCCCCAACGTTGCGATGACAGATATCGGTGTGGCGCAGCAGTTACTGGGGCGCGAGGGGCAGATCTCGCGTTTGATTGTTGCGCCGGATCAGCCTTTGGGGCAACCGGCGCTTGCCGAAATCGCGCCCGATCTTGCACTGCGCCCCCCGCAGGGCGGTAGTGATGTCGCGCGGCTGACTGACAGTTTCCACCTGAACCTTTCGGCCTTTGGGCTGCTCTCGTTTGCCGTGGGGATATTCATCGTGAACGGCGCGATTGGCCTTGCGTTTGAACAACGGCGCAGCGTGGTGCGAACCCTGCGCGCGCTTGGGTTCCCCTTGCGGATGCTGATCGCCCTGATGGCGGTTGAATTGCTGTTTCTTGCACTTCTAGCCGGGGCGCTCGGGGTATTCCTGGGCTATTTGATCGCGGCCGCTCTTTTGCCTGATGTGGCGGCAACCCTGCGCGGTCTTTACGGGGCCGAGGTCTCGGGCAACCTGCAATTGCGCCCGTCGTGGTGGCTATCGGGGATGGCGATCGCCGTCGGTGGCACGGGCCTGGCAGCTGCGGGATCGTTTTGGCGGTTGGCGCGCATGCCGCTTTTGGCCTCGGCGCGCCCGCGGGCATGGGCGATGGCGGCAGGCAAGGGTGCGCGTTGGCAAGGCGCTGTGGCGCTGGCATTGTTGATCATCGCGGCTGGCCTGATCGTCTTTGGACAGGGTCTATTGCTGGGGTTTTTCGCACTTGCAGCCCTGTTGATTGGCGCGGCGCTTGCACTGCCGCTTGTGCTGGATCGTGTCCTTGCCATTGGGCAATCCTTGGGCAAAGGCGCGACAGTCAGTTGGTTTTGGGCCGATACGCGCCAACAGCTGCCGGGCCTGTCACTGGCCCTCATGGCGCTGCTTTTGGCGATGGCCGCGAATGTCGGCGTGTCGACAATGGTCTCGAGCTTCCGGCTCACATTTGTCGGCTTTCTTGATCAGCGCCTTGCATCCGAACTTTACGTCTATGCGCATGATGCACAGCAGGCAGCGGACCTCGCGGCCTATGTTGCACCGCGTGTTGACGCTGTCTTGCCGATCCAGTCGGTCGAACGTGATCTGGCGGGGCTGCCTGCGGAAATCTATGGCTACCGCCCGCACGCAACCTATTCAGACAACTGGCAATTCTTGACCGCCGTCGAAGACGCATGGG
This portion of the Octadecabacter sp. SW4 genome encodes:
- a CDS encoding acyl-CoA thioesterase; translated protein: MYPFVRLAHSLLKARRMPAMSPLDPHVSQHRCWPQDCDIFMEMNNGRILTLYELGRFQAAVRMGLWALLKERKWGLTVAGTSIRYRRRLLPFEKFETRTRIATWDDRFVYIEQGMFKRNGECASHVLFRTAVVEKNRAVPTDQLIAALGITAPRPVPAAWVQNWIAAEATRPWPPMQDTNDEQPRALAS
- a CDS encoding YggT family protein, yielding MQSLFQILMLLIGVVRFFIIAHFIMSWLISFQVLNVRQPFVSQVWYGLSRLLDPIYAPIRRILPPMGGLDLAPLVALIGLEIIRILLINNSGIFL
- the recQ gene encoding DNA helicase RecQ, with the translated sequence MSAATLLRDVFGFDGFRPGQQEIVEAVTDGRNTLAIMPTGGGKSLCFQLPALVRDGVTVVISPLIALMRDQVRGLREAGVEAGALTSGNTEEETDAVWRALEQGSLKLLYMAPERLASGGTQRMLRQAGVSLIAVDEAHCVSQWGHDFRPDYLRIGELRRALDVPLAAFTATADAETRAEIVEKLFDGAPPDTFLQGFDRPNIHLAFAAKDGPRAQILNFANARKGQSGIVYCGTRAKTETLARALGEAGHSACHYHGGMEAEDRRIVERRFQQEDGLIVCATVAFGMGIDKPDIRWVAHADLPKSIEAYYQEIGRAGRDGAPAETLTLFGPDDIRYRRQQIDEGLAPPERRAADHGRLNALTGLAEALACRRQSLLSYFGEDPQPCGNCDLCDKPAEVFDGTTAVRMALSAALRTDERFGAGHLIDILLGNMTEKVAQRSHDQLPTFGVGKEYSRVQWQAIFRQMMGHDLMRPDGERHGALRMTQKARPILRDEAAIQLRRDTIKAAKSGPKVRQMVSEEDALLLSALKAKRRAYAEQQGVPAYIIFNDRTLIEMAETRPKNLDDMAGIGGVGAKKLESYGKGFLEVINGEAETLHPTRRKLAGRAEGDIYDRLLQAQADLARGPHGADKPMSCSASQLAKVAQKKPSDIDALTRLVGDRHAERFGDAFLEVLSEG
- the yaaA gene encoding peroxide stress protein YaaA, whose amino-acid sequence is MLTVISPAKSLDMEPVTVAATQPEFQADAVRLAKTSRGLTLKGLRDLMGISDDLARLNRDRFRDFSQTPDADATKPAALAFNGDTYQGLEAKTLSDEDLRYAQDHLRILSGLYGLLRPLDAIQPYRLEMGSRLKTRRGKSLYDYWGDTIAKALNKQAAATGTDILVNCASQEYFGAADTPALKLRVITPVFMEVKDDKPRIVSFFAKRARGAMARYVIENRVTSVDDLRGFDSGGYGFDADLSDGERMVFLRDYPTG
- a CDS encoding acetyl-CoA C-acyltransferase family protein, translated to MSEIVIMGGARTAIGAFGGALAGTPPIELGAIAAKAALDRAGISGNKVGHVAFGHVINTEPRDMYLSRVAAMNADVPDSVPAMNVNRLCGSGVQAIVSVVQSLMLGDAEFGLAGGAECMSRSPFINSDQRWGAKMGDITMRDMMLGALNCPFGTGHMGVTAENVATEHSISRAAQDAFALESQDRAARAIAAGHFDSQIAPVMVKKRREEVAFARDEHPKATTLEALAGLRPAFQKDGTVTAGNASGINDGAGAIVLARLDSASRAGLEPAFRVLGYGHAGVRPEVMGIGPVPAVRDLFAKTGLGPDDFDVIESNEAFAAQALAVTRELGLDPQRVNPNGGAIALGHPVGATGAIITVKAMYELERIKGKRALITMCIGGGQGIALAIERF
- a CDS encoding glycine C-acetyltransferase, encoding MTTFLDSIATRLDDIRNDGLWKTERPITTAQGTHITVNGRELINLCANNYLGLANHPTLVAAAKDAMDTHGFGMASVRFICGTQDLHRQLEQRLAGFLGHDDSILFAACFDANGAVFETLLTDQDAVISDALNHASIIDGIRLSKARRYRYATSDMDDLEAQLRKARADGAQQIMIATDGVFSMDGTLAKLPEIRALADTYDAVLMVDDCHATGFMGPKGAGTPAHFGVTADVVTGTLGKALGGAIGGYIAGPQQVVDLLRQRARPYLFSNALPPAVVAAGIAVLDLVENGDDLRSQLTENAKYWRAGLTRAGFDLLPGEHPIIPVMTYDAHKAQTLAAQLFDRGVYVSGFFFPVVPKGQARIRTQMNAALSRADLEQALAAFTQAGKATGVLS
- the tdh gene encoding L-threonine 3-dehydrogenase, which produces MSNQMKALVKAKPETGLWMERAPVPEIGPEDVLIRIKKTGICGTDIHIWNWDDWAAHTVPVPMITGHEFAGEIVEVGRDVKDLEIGQRCSGEGHLIGKTSRQSRAGKFHLDPGTRGIGVNEQGAFAQFLRLPAFNVVPLPDAIDDEIGAILDPLGNAVHTALSFDLIGEDVLITGAGPIGIMAGAVARHVGARHVVITDVNQDRLDLAAQVADVVPVNVGTDDLAETVSNLKMKQGFDVGLEMSGNQRALDQMVESLVMGGRIALLGIPPGKSPVDWSRIVFKAITIKGVYGREIFETWYKMIAMLENGLDVRRVITHRFPVDEFASGFAAMLSGSSGKVVLDWT
- a CDS encoding ABC transporter ATP-binding protein is translated as MLLTARDVAKTFTSADGPVAVLRGIDLDLGARESLALTGESGSGKSTLLHMIGGLDAPDSGSILINGADIAGMDDRARARMRRETVGVIFQQFNLIPSLNVADNISFQARLGGRHDASWESALITRMGLAEQVRKYPEQLSGGQQQRVAIARTLAARPALVLADEPTGNLDEDTAQTVLDLMLELVAEAGAGLLMVTHSIRLAERMDRQVHLRAGHIA
- a CDS encoding FtsX-like permease family protein, translating into MIRVGLQALASHWWRNPLQLFTLLAGLALATALWSGVQAVNAEARQSYDAAAATLGEGQFAQLLPAADAAISQDTYIALRRAGWLVSPVVEGRINGVRVVGIDPLTSPGTIGPVSLAPGTDIAGFLTGRGQVYGTQETVDALRGQIAADLITAPDIAPNVAMTDIGVAQQLLGREGQISRLIVAPDQPLGQPALAEIAPDLALRPPQGGSDVARLTDSFHLNLSAFGLLSFAVGIFIVNGAIGLAFEQRRSVVRTLRALGFPLRMLIALMAVELLFLALLAGALGVFLGYLIAAALLPDVAATLRGLYGAEVSGNLQLRPSWWLSGMAIAVGGTGLAAAGSFWRLARMPLLASARPRAWAMAAGKGARWQGAVALALLIIAAGLIVFGQGLLLGFFALAALLIGAALALPLVLDRVLAIGQSLGKGATVSWFWADTRQQLPGLSLALMALLLAMAANVGVSTMVSSFRLTFVGFLDQRLASELYVYAHDAQQAADLAAYVAPRVDAVLPIQSVERDLAGLPAEIYGYRPHATYSDNWQFLTAVEDAWGVLGRGEGVIINEQLYRRAGLALGDPVQVAGGLTLPVIGVYGDYGNPIGQAVITESLFAQTFPEAVPLRFGLRLPQDEVPALAAALRDDFGLSGGNVINQAGIKAFSLSVFERTFTVTTALNVLTLAVAAFAILMSLLTLAGMRLPQLAPVWALGLTRAQIGRYELARAVVLAVVTTVLALPLGLALAWILLAVVNVEAFGWRLPLYLFPLDYLRLGVFALAAAALAALWPALRLARTPASELLKVFSNER